The following coding sequences lie in one Melopsittacus undulatus isolate bMelUnd1 chromosome 9, bMelUnd1.mat.Z, whole genome shotgun sequence genomic window:
- the MEX3B gene encoding RNA-binding protein MEX3B: MPSSLFADMERNGSGGGGGGGGGGGETLDDQRALQIALDQLSLLGLDNDETGSIYDSEPRKKSVNMTECVPVPSSEHVAEIVGRQGCKIKALRAKTNTYIKTPVRGEEPLFVVTGRKEDVAMARREIISAAEHFSMIRASRNKNTALNGTVPGPPNLPGQTTIQVRVPYRVVGLVVGPKGATIKRIQQQTHTYIVTPSRDKEPVFEVTGMPENVDRAREEIEAHIAMRTGGIIELTDENDFHANGTDVGFELNGTGSLWSKPTPPSITPTPGRKPFCNYRNDSSSSLGSASTDSYFGGGTGGGGGARLADYSPPSPALSFTHNGNNNNNSGSANGYVYGGGGGDVLSSPDCCSELPFDSPPGFDLAPAPPPGAALLWPQFERGPAAPPSPAPSPATAFPGAAPANANLALLVSGPRRGGGAPPPARLSPPLHGGAAGPEHPLARRVRSDPGGRLLAGSYPLYGNGLGAHLPGLPSDSSGSSSSSSSSSSSSSCSSSGVRRKGSRDCSVCFESEVIAALVPCGHNLFCMECANRICEKTEPQCPVCHSAVTQAIRIFS, encoded by the exons ATGCCCAGCTCGCTTTTCGCAGACATGGAGAGGAacgggagcggcggcggcggcggtggcggtGGTGGCGGGGGAGAGACCCTGGATGACCAAAGAGCCCTCCAGATCGCCCTGGATCAGCTCTCCCTGCTGGGGCTGGACAACGACGAGACGGGCTCCATTTACGACAGCGAGCCTCGGAAAAAGAGCGTGAACATGACCGAGTGCGTTCCGGTGCCCAGCTCGGAGCATGTCGCGGAGATAGTGGGGAGACAAG GTTGTAAAATCAAAGCTCTGCGGGCAAAGACCAACACCTACATCAAGACCCCAGTTCGCGGGGAGGAGCCGCTCTTTGTTGTGACGGGCAGAAAGGAAGATGTGGCCATGGCCCGCAGGGAGATCATCTCAGCGGCCGAGCACTTCTCCATGATCAGAGCATCACGGAACAAGAACACAGCCCTGAATGGCACCGTCCCCGGCCCCCCAAACCTGCCCGGCCAAACCACCATCCAGGTGCGGGTGCCTTATCGCGTGGTGGGCTTGGTTGTGGGGCCCAAGGGGGCCACCATCAAGCGCATCCAGCAGCAGACGCACACCTACATTGTGACCCCGAGCCGGGACAAGGAGCCAGTCTTTGAGGTGACGGGCATGCCCGAGAATGTGGACCGGGCCCGGGAGGAGATCGAGGCGCACATCGCTATGCGCACAGGCGGCATCATCGAGCTGACGGACGAGAACGACTTCCACGCCAACGGCACGGATGTGGGCTTCGAGCTAAACGGCACGGGCAGCCTCTGGAGCAAGCCCACACCACCCAGCATCACGCCCACCCCAGGCCGCAAGCCCTTCTGCAACTACCGCAACGACAGCTCCAGCTCGCTGGGCAGCGCCTCCACCGACTCCTACTTCGGCGGCGGCAcgggggggggcggcggcgcCCGCCTGGCCGATTACAGCCCCCCGAGCCCGGCGCTGAGCTTCACCCACAACggtaacaacaacaacaacagcgGCAGTGCCAACGGCTACGTGtacggcggcggcggcggcgacgTGCTCTCCTCCCCGGACTGCTGCTCCGAGCTGCCGTTCGACTCACCGCCCGGCTTCGACCTGGCGCCCGCCCCTCCGCCGGGGGCCGCGCTCCTCTGGCCGCAGTTCGAGCGCGGCCCCGCCGCGCCCCCCTCGCCCGCGCCCTCACCCGCCACCGCCTTCCCGGGCGCCGCGCCCGCCAATGCCAACCTGGCGCTGCTGGTGAGCGGCCCCCGGCGCGGCGGCGGAGCCCCGCCCCCGGCGCGGCTCTCCCCGCCCCTGCACGGCGGCGCGGCGGGGCCCGAGCACCCGCTTGCGCGGCGGGTGCGCAGCGACCCCGGCGGGCGGCTGCTGGCCGGCTCCTACCCGCTGTACGGCAACGGGCTGGGAGCGCACCTGCCGGGGCTGCCCTCCGACTCGTCcggctcctcctcctcctcgtccAGCTCCTcgtccagctcctcctgctcctcgtCCGGCGTGCGGCGGAAGGGCAGCCGCGACTGCTCGGTGTGCTTCGAGAGCGAGGTGATCGCGGCGCTGGTGCCCTGCGGCCACAACCTCTTCTGCATGGAGTGCGCCAACCGCATCTGCGAGAAGACGGAGCCGCAGTGCCCCGTCTGCCACAGCGCCGTCACCCAGGCCATCCGCATCTTCTCCTGA